One window of Candidatus Hydrogenedentota bacterium genomic DNA carries:
- a CDS encoding MFS transporter, whose protein sequence is MNRLPRTVVVLGVASLFTDMSSEMIYPLLPLFLTTTLGASALALGVIEGIAETTASVLKIASGYWTDRVAKRKPFILAGYGLAGIVRPLIGLAAGWPFVLTMRFLDRIGKGLRTSPRDALIADSAEPGRRGQAYGFHRSMDHAGAVLGPLIAAALLTFAGFSLRTVFLLAAIPAAIVLVVLIVGVKENPSIAPRERKTTEGEASWGLFDRNFRLYLAALLVFTLGNSTDAFILLRLSNSGVPEAWIAILWALHHIVKMVFAYAGGTVSDTLGRRRVILLGWFVYALVYLAFGMLTSPLLLVGVFLVYGLYFGLTEPCEKAWVADLAPAQARGAALGWYNGIVGIAALPASLLFGFIWDRFGIFEAFATGAGFALCASILLLFVRDGTREPARS, encoded by the coding sequence ATGAACCGTTTGCCGCGTACTGTCGTTGTCCTCGGAGTTGCGAGCCTCTTCACGGACATGTCGAGCGAGATGATCTACCCCTTGCTCCCCTTGTTCCTCACGACGACGTTGGGCGCATCGGCGCTGGCGTTGGGCGTAATCGAAGGCATCGCGGAAACCACCGCGTCCGTGCTCAAGATCGCATCCGGATACTGGACAGATCGCGTCGCAAAACGAAAGCCCTTTATCTTGGCCGGATACGGTCTCGCGGGGATTGTCCGGCCGCTCATCGGCTTGGCCGCGGGCTGGCCTTTTGTACTGACGATGCGCTTCCTCGACCGCATAGGTAAAGGTTTGCGCACGTCTCCGCGCGACGCGCTTATCGCCGATTCTGCGGAGCCCGGCCGCCGTGGGCAAGCATACGGTTTCCATCGGAGCATGGACCACGCGGGCGCGGTGTTGGGTCCGCTCATTGCCGCGGCGTTGCTCACCTTCGCCGGGTTCTCGCTGAGAACGGTCTTCTTGCTCGCTGCCATTCCTGCTGCCATCGTCCTTGTTGTGTTGATAGTGGGCGTGAAGGAAAACCCATCGATTGCCCCTCGCGAGCGAAAGACTACAGAGGGCGAGGCGTCCTGGGGTTTGTTTGACCGCAACTTCCGACTCTATCTCGCGGCGCTGCTAGTGTTCACGCTCGGAAATTCCACCGACGCCTTCATACTTCTGCGCCTATCCAACTCCGGAGTGCCCGAGGCGTGGATAGCGATACTCTGGGCGCTGCATCACATCGTGAAGATGGTGTTTGCCTACGCTGGCGGAACGGTCTCGGATACGCTGGGCCGCCGCCGGGTCATTCTGCTCGGATGGTTCGTGTACGCGCTCGTGTACTTGGCGTTCGGCATGCTGACTTCTCCCCTGCTGCTCGTCGGGGTCTTTCTGGTCTACGGACTGTACTTTGGTTTGACGGAGCCGTGCGAGAAGGCGTGGGTGGCAGACCTCGCGCCCGCTCAGGCACGCGGCGCAGCTTTGGGATGGTACAACGGCATCGTCGGAATAGCCGCGCTTCCGGCCAGTCTGCTTTTTGGATTCATTTGGGACCGGTTTGGGATTTTCGAAGCGTTTGCCACCGGCGCCGGTTTTGCGCTTTGCGCGTCGATCCTGCTGCTGTTCGTACGGGATGGCACTCGCGAGCCCGCTCGTTCATGA
- a CDS encoding DUF1080 domain-containing protein: MGDIAEGKAPKGYTALFNGNDLTGWKGLVENPEKRASMTPQELADAQAKADESMRAHWSVVDRVINFDGQGEALCTGRDYADFDMLVSWKIEEGGDSGIYLRGSPQVQIWDFNKNPAGSGGLYNNQKGAHDPLVVADNPIGEWNTFRITMIGEKVSVWLNDKLVVDGVVLENYWNREKPIYPSGQIELQNHGSHLWFKDVFIREIPRN; this comes from the coding sequence ATGGGAGATATCGCGGAGGGTAAAGCACCCAAAGGCTATACGGCCCTGTTCAACGGAAACGATCTCACGGGCTGGAAAGGCCTCGTTGAAAATCCCGAGAAACGCGCCTCGATGACGCCACAAGAGTTGGCCGACGCTCAAGCCAAAGCGGACGAGAGCATGCGGGCGCACTGGTCCGTTGTGGATCGCGTCATCAATTTCGACGGCCAAGGCGAAGCCCTGTGCACCGGGCGCGACTACGCGGACTTCGACATGTTGGTGAGTTGGAAGATCGAGGAAGGCGGCGACAGCGGCATCTATCTTCGAGGAAGTCCCCAAGTACAGATCTGGGATTTCAACAAGAATCCGGCCGGATCGGGTGGTCTGTACAACAACCAGAAGGGAGCGCACGACCCGCTGGTTGTCGCGGACAATCCGATTGGCGAGTGGAACACGTTTCGCATCACAATGATTGGCGAGAAAGTGAGCGTGTGGCTTAATGACAAACTGGTGGTCGATGGCGTAGTGCTTGAGAATTACTGGAATCGGGAGAAGCCTATCTATCCTTCCGGCCAGATCGAACTTCAGAATCACGGCTCGCACTTGTGGTTCAAAGACGTCTTCATTCGAGAGATTCCGCGCAACTAG
- a CDS encoding Gfo/Idh/MocA family oxidoreductase, protein MDTKRAVTRRQFLSGATKLGAAAIVAPNIITSGALAAQGRRGANDKVQVAYIAIGRRASQLRSLPQDTKVVALADVNPKRLEEWQGKYYKDAKLYPDYRELLASDEVDAVVIASPDHWHGLHTVHACQAGKDVYIEKPLSLTVHEGRAMVDAARKHERIVQTGSQQRSLSTCQTGTRMVREGAFGKISVVHGANYPSPWECDLPEEPVPDGLNWDMWCGQTQPRAYHTDLYLPRAEGRTYPDGRPYGWISYTPYSGGEMTGWGAHGLDIILWALGEKGPVEVWPELEGDSGPIIYIGKPLDPEKSKAWVEGKRLTCPVNFKFASGIIVKLDGKGPGGGAIFEGEGASIMIDRGKYAIKKGDAEPEMHTEPGGVDDTALHLKNWIECIRSRERSVADVETGHLAANMCHVGNIARWVGKKLTWNPDTERFAEEEANAFLKRPMREPWVI, encoded by the coding sequence ATGGACACGAAGCGCGCAGTGACTCGCAGGCAGTTTCTTTCGGGGGCGACGAAACTTGGCGCAGCCGCCATCGTCGCGCCGAACATCATCACCAGCGGAGCCTTGGCGGCCCAGGGACGCCGCGGCGCCAACGACAAAGTACAGGTTGCGTACATCGCAATCGGCCGGCGCGCGAGTCAGTTGCGGAGTCTGCCCCAAGACACCAAGGTCGTCGCGCTGGCGGACGTGAATCCGAAGCGCCTCGAAGAGTGGCAAGGGAAGTACTACAAGGACGCAAAGCTTTATCCCGATTATCGCGAACTGCTCGCTTCCGATGAGGTCGACGCGGTCGTAATCGCGTCTCCCGATCATTGGCACGGTCTGCACACGGTGCATGCGTGTCAGGCGGGCAAAGACGTCTACATCGAAAAGCCGCTGAGTCTCACCGTGCACGAGGGCCGCGCGATGGTCGATGCGGCGCGCAAGCATGAGCGAATCGTGCAGACCGGCAGCCAACAACGCAGCCTGAGCACCTGCCAAACGGGAACGCGCATGGTTCGCGAAGGGGCATTCGGGAAGATAAGCGTGGTGCATGGCGCGAACTATCCGAGTCCGTGGGAATGCGATTTGCCTGAAGAGCCGGTGCCGGATGGGCTGAATTGGGATATGTGGTGCGGCCAGACGCAGCCTCGCGCTTATCACACCGACCTCTACCTGCCGCGCGCGGAAGGACGCACGTATCCCGACGGACGGCCCTACGGCTGGATCTCGTACACCCCCTATTCGGGCGGTGAGATGACCGGTTGGGGAGCGCACGGACTGGACATCATTCTATGGGCGTTGGGCGAAAAAGGGCCGGTCGAAGTGTGGCCGGAACTTGAAGGCGATTCGGGACCCATCATCTACATCGGCAAACCGCTCGATCCGGAAAAGTCGAAGGCGTGGGTCGAAGGCAAGCGCCTCACATGCCCTGTGAACTTCAAATTTGCCAGCGGAATCATTGTGAAGCTCGATGGCAAAGGCCCTGGCGGAGGCGCGATATTCGAGGGCGAGGGCGCGTCGATTATGATCGACCGCGGCAAATACGCCATCAAGAAAGGCGACGCGGAACCGGAGATGCATACGGAACCTGGCGGGGTCGATGATACCGCCTTGCACCTTAAGAATTGGATCGAGTGCATTCGTTCGCGCGAACGCTCCGTGGCCGATGTGGAGACGGGACACCTCGCGGCAAACATGTGTCACGTCGGCAATATCGCGCGGTGGGTTGGAAAGAAACTCACGTGGAATCCGGATACGGAACGGTTCGCCGAAGAAGAGGCCAACGCGTTCTTGAAACGCCCCATGCGCGAACCGTGGGTGATTTGA
- a CDS encoding type II toxin-antitoxin system RelE/ParE family toxin: protein MSYTSSFSLSRQAANDIESIRDFIASDKPRAAERFITRLLQQCRMLSQNPSIGRNRNEITQGLRSFPIARYVIYYRETGTHTIEIIRVLHAARDAEVSFPEE from the coding sequence ATGTCGTATACGAGTAGTTTCTCACTATCGCGCCAAGCGGCAAATGATATTGAGTCCATCCGCGACTTCATCGCATCAGACAAACCTCGCGCGGCGGAGCGATTCATAACGCGTCTTCTGCAACAGTGCCGAATGCTCTCGCAGAACCCATCCATAGGCAGGAATCGAAACGAGATCACGCAAGGTCTGCGCAGTTTTCCGATTGCGAGGTACGTGATCTACTACCGCGAGACGGGCACGCACACAATCGAAATCATTCGCGTGCTGCATGCGGCGCGGGACGCAGAAGTATCGTTTCCCGAAGAATAA
- a CDS encoding type II toxin-antitoxin system ParD family antitoxin has protein sequence MNVSLTPELEAYIQEKVASGRYSSASEVMREALRLLQDHDQLQAIKLESLRKEIAIGIEQADRGETLDGEAFFEHLRARVAEQSNVVYE, from the coding sequence ATGAACGTGTCGCTCACTCCTGAACTCGAAGCATACATCCAAGAAAAGGTGGCGTCGGGGCGGTATTCTTCTGCGAGCGAAGTCATGCGCGAGGCCCTGCGCTTGCTCCAAGATCACGATCAGCTTCAGGCCATCAAGCTCGAGTCTCTCCGAAAAGAAATCGCCATAGGCATCGAACAGGCGGACCGGGGTGAAACACTGGATGGAGAGGCGTTTTTTGAACACTTGCGCGCCCGTGTAGCAGAGCAGTCGAATGTCGTATACGAGTAG